GCGTCCCGCCGAGCAGGTGCATCTGGTTCAGGTAGCCGAGCACGAGGTTGGCGTCGGTGAGGGTCGGCTGCTCGTTGCCGAGGCCGTAGCAGACCGGCCCTGGCACAGCACCGGCGCTCTCCGGCCCGACCCGCAATCCGCCGCCGGGGTCCACCCGCAGCAGGCTCCCGCCGCCCGCCCCGACCTCGGCGATGTCGAGCGCCGGCACCCGCAGCGTGTGGCCACCGCCCTTGAACATGCGGCTGCCCACGCTGATGCCGGCCCCGACCTCGTACTCGGCCACCTGGAACGGCCGGCCATCCTCGACGATCGAGGCCTTGGCTGTGGTCCCGCCCATGTCCACGGTGATCAGGTTCGGGACGCCGCACTGGCGGGCCAGGCGCACCGCCGCCACCACGCCGCCGGCCGGCCCCGACTCAACCACCTGGGCCGGGCGCTTCCGGGCTGTGCTGGCCCGGATCACTCCGCCGTTCGACTGCATCATCAGCAGCGGCGCACGGACGCCGCCGGCCTCCAGCCCCTGCTCGAGCGCCCCCAGATAGCGGTCGGCTATCGGGCCGACGTAGGCGTTGATGACCGTGGTCGAGGTGCGCTCATACTCGCCGATCTCCGGCAGCACCTCGTGGGAGAGCGACACGAAGAGCCCAGGAGCCTTTTGCGCCAGCAGCTCTCCCAGCCGTCGCTCGTGGTCGGGGTTGGCGTAGGAATGGAGCAGGACGACAGCTACAGCCTCCGGGCCCGTCGCCAGCGCCGCATCGACCACCTGGGCGGCGTCGTCCGCCGCCAGCGGCTCCACGACGTTCCCGGCGATGTCCAGCCGCTCGGCCACCTCGAAGCGCAGCCGCCGGGGCACGAGCGGCTTCGGCTTGTCCCAGCCCAGGTCGTAGAGCCGGCCCACGCGCAGACGGCGAATCTCGAGGATGTCGCGGAAGCCACGCGTCGCGATCAGCGTCGTGCGCGCCCCGCGATATTCCAGAATGGCGTTGGTGGCGGCGGTCGTGCCGTGGACGACGGCAACGGCGTCGGCCGGCGCGAGGCCAGCCTGCCTCTGGAGATCGCGGAGGCCGTCCACCAGCCCGGCGATGACGGCGTCCGGCGCGGAGGACACCTTCAGCGTGCTGACCCGCCCGGCCTCGTCCATCACGACGAGATCGCTGAAGGTGCCGCCGATGTCGATACCCACTCGGTAGCGCATGCTGAGGTCTCGCCCTCCCGTCGGCCATTGACGCGCCGCGCCGGGGCGACGGTCGCGAGAGGATAGCTGAACGCGGGGATCGCACTCACTTCACACGCTGTGGGATGCGTTGGGCATCAACCAGGGCGATTGCATGTTGATTGGTGTCCCCGAAGCATCAGGGAACGGGCGGTCGGGGACTGAAGTCCCCGCCTACAGTCACGCCGTCGGGAACGGCAGGCACTGGTGCGACTGGAGCGTCGCGCAGCGACTGC
This region of Chloroflexota bacterium genomic DNA includes:
- a CDS encoding hydantoinase/oxoprolinase family protein; amino-acid sequence: MRYRVGIDIGGTFSDLVVMDEAGRVSTLKVSSAPDAVIAGLVDGLRDLQRQAGLAPADAVAVVHGTTAATNAILEYRGARTTLIATRGFRDILEIRRLRVGRLYDLGWDKPKPLVPRRLRFEVAERLDIAGNVVEPLAADDAAQVVDAALATGPEAVAVVLLHSYANPDHERRLGELLAQKAPGLFVSLSHEVLPEIGEYERTSTTVINAYVGPIADRYLGALEQGLEAGGVRAPLLMMQSNGGVIRASTARKRPAQVVESGPAGGVVAAVRLARQCGVPNLITVDMGGTTAKASIVEDGRPFQVAEYEVGAGISVGSRMFKGGGHTLRVPALDIAEVGAGGGSLLRVDPGGGLRVGPESAGAVPGPVCYGLGNEQPTLTDANLVLGYLNQMHLLGGTLPIDGAAAHRAMQEHVAGPLGLDLLPAAYGAHQIAVSNMVRVARAVSTERGRDPRRCTLVAFGGNGPVHAAEVARQLDISEVIVPPWPGLFSAFGLLAAETRHEVSQANRQTLAGRTRADLEAGFADLERAARATLREEGHLDAVIQVERLLDLRYRGQSSELRVPIADDGLLDDVAAIASAFEDEHERTYGYRDAADRVEIVSFRLVARVGVQLPTAQAEPRPIAEATSRLAYFGRVHGALATPVIGRGDLDSVARPGPLIVEEYDATTIVPPDWTVRLDEHANIRLTV